The proteins below come from a single Gimesia alba genomic window:
- a CDS encoding glycosyltransferase family 2 protein, translating into MSAGFITLAIGEGYLQKAVAFALSAKRFGYSTILMYADADPVSYQNVFSKIVSLEGTKTVNTTHTYRCFEFKKYAYEFSEEFESCAFVDADSLVIRDPSEMFKLSDEYPIHTPGARVLQNHEKWGAINELTSREISNQLGAAVDAPLHTLNGGFVMWRRGKSAAQWFADFQRGFKEISFFYKQKTGKSHKVRDELCMSIAFASQNISLPKSDTSIGIWDAGNLVLDIEKQLFQCQKGFYWEGHTFNPYIAHFGGSKISPLYRKLVRYLLGINPKLNLPLFDTDQTTSLFKENAAFNGFSISSIEYDFLVNFVKQHKIRRVLEFGPGASTWAFLQAGCEVISLEYQEKWYQHYCKIFEDQPQVQILKFDNQPELHIPELENKIFDFGFIDSPEGTLGKHYKKFSRLNSCEIVATKTPLWMLHDANRPGEKDTLAVFIERGWQKNSHDKVPKCVSMSRPFSKCENSSGVTITSRDFTLDHTAPKPRAYDFSHWPVLPKASCQCITYGRPELLNEAIESFLRQDYQGEKELIILNDHSDILYEEFDHPEIHVFNIKQRFQSIGEKRNACCGLCTGDVIFPWDDDDISLPWRISYSIEQMKNCSYYKPDRLWYWNKGSIRVSKTMAHGMGAWSRTLFDEVQGYPHIQSGQDQAIEKLFQKTGKRNVPEINEKDIFYIYRFPGTGSYHLSSFGYGNGLKGAEEFVSQKVRSGIYKIDPQWKQNYVGLSNDGVEQSLEHII; encoded by the coding sequence ATGTCAGCTGGTTTTATTACTCTCGCAATAGGTGAAGGATATTTGCAAAAAGCCGTTGCATTCGCATTGTCTGCAAAGAGGTTCGGCTATTCCACAATTTTGATGTATGCAGATGCTGATCCAGTGTCCTATCAGAATGTATTCTCAAAGATAGTGAGCCTTGAAGGAACTAAAACAGTAAATACAACTCATACCTATCGTTGCTTTGAATTTAAGAAGTATGCTTATGAATTCTCCGAGGAGTTCGAATCTTGTGCGTTTGTTGATGCGGATTCATTGGTTATCCGAGACCCCAGTGAGATGTTCAAGTTAAGCGACGAATATCCGATTCATACACCTGGTGCGCGGGTTTTGCAAAATCACGAAAAATGGGGAGCAATTAATGAGTTGACCTCTCGTGAAATTTCGAATCAATTAGGAGCAGCAGTAGATGCTCCTCTTCACACGCTCAACGGTGGTTTTGTGATGTGGCGGCGTGGAAAATCTGCTGCTCAATGGTTTGCAGACTTCCAACGTGGTTTCAAAGAAATTTCATTTTTTTACAAACAAAAAACTGGTAAATCTCACAAGGTAAGGGATGAGCTTTGTATGTCAATTGCCTTTGCCTCTCAAAATATCTCACTACCGAAGTCAGATACATCGATTGGAATCTGGGATGCAGGTAATTTAGTCCTTGACATTGAAAAACAACTTTTTCAATGTCAAAAAGGGTTTTATTGGGAAGGACACACTTTTAATCCTTACATCGCACATTTTGGTGGAAGTAAGATATCACCTTTGTATCGCAAATTAGTTCGATATCTGCTTGGAATAAATCCTAAACTTAATCTTCCGCTTTTCGATACAGATCAAACGACGTCTTTGTTCAAGGAAAATGCAGCGTTCAATGGCTTTTCAATCAGTAGCATTGAATACGACTTTCTTGTTAATTTTGTGAAGCAGCACAAGATTCGACGGGTCTTAGAGTTTGGACCTGGTGCCTCTACTTGGGCTTTTCTTCAGGCGGGTTGTGAAGTTATATCCTTGGAGTATCAGGAGAAGTGGTATCAGCATTACTGCAAAATTTTTGAAGATCAACCACAGGTACAGATACTCAAGTTTGACAATCAACCAGAATTACATATCCCTGAATTAGAAAATAAAATATTTGATTTCGGTTTTATTGATTCTCCCGAAGGCACCCTTGGCAAGCATTATAAGAAGTTTTCTCGTTTAAATTCTTGTGAAATTGTCGCAACAAAAACACCACTATGGATGCTGCATGATGCAAATCGTCCTGGAGAGAAAGATACCCTTGCAGTTTTTATTGAGAGAGGATGGCAAAAGAACTCTCATGATAAGGTACCGAAATGTGTGAGCATGTCTCGTCCTTTCTCAAAATGCGAGAATTCAAGCGGAGTCACGATAACATCGAGAGATTTCACTCTTGATCATACAGCCCCCAAGCCACGCGCATACGATTTTTCTCACTGGCCTGTATTACCCAAAGCTTCTTGCCAATGCATTACTTACGGGCGTCCTGAATTGCTCAATGAAGCTATTGAATCGTTCTTGAGACAGGATTATCAAGGTGAGAAAGAGCTTATCATTCTTAATGATCATTCAGATATTTTATATGAAGAGTTTGACCACCCGGAGATTCATGTTTTCAACATCAAACAACGATTTCAATCAATCGGTGAAAAACGGAATGCATGTTGCGGTCTTTGTACTGGAGATGTGATCTTCCCTTGGGATGATGATGATATTTCCCTGCCTTGGAGAATTTCCTACTCAATTGAACAAATGAAGAATTGTAGTTACTACAAACCAGATCGTCTGTGGTACTGGAACAAAGGATCGATTAGGGTTTCCAAAACGATGGCTCATGGAATGGGAGCCTGGAGCCGTACTTTGTTCGATGAGGTTCAGGGGTACCCACATATACAAAGTGGGCAGGATCAGGCGATAGAAAAACTTTTTCAGAAGACTGGAAAAAGGAATGTGCCTGAAATAAATGAGAAAGATATTTTTTACATTTACCGTTTTCCAGGTACAGGCAGCTATCATCTTTCCTCATTTGGATATGGCAACGGACTTAAAGGGGCAGAGGAATTTGTCAGTCAGAAAGTTCGCTCTGGAATCTACAAAATCGACCCTCAGTGGAAGCAAAATTATGTGGGACTATCAAATGATGGTGTTGAACAATCGTTGGAACATATTATTTAA
- a CDS encoding class I SAM-dependent methyltransferase, which translates to MTAQNQPSTDRVTKLTDIRWRREIPLWLKSEKLTILAEIGVRDGDHLHSLLKSNPEQMVAIDLWKDDGVLGHNDALFNQEQIERCYQKVCRLGEQHSCLEIYRGLSAEIAPHFSDGHFDFIYIDADHTYEGVCQDLELWWPKVRRGGVLSGHDYILRKNPKGLVFGVVPAVHEFIGRHFLQEQFYCTWPDEQPGNWFIRKT; encoded by the coding sequence TTGACAGCACAAAACCAACCAAGTACGGACCGAGTTACTAAATTAACCGATATTCGTTGGCGCCGTGAAATTCCATTGTGGTTGAAATCAGAGAAGCTGACAATCCTGGCAGAAATTGGCGTTCGGGATGGGGACCATTTACATTCCCTTTTGAAATCCAACCCTGAGCAAATGGTTGCTATTGATCTGTGGAAAGATGACGGAGTGTTAGGGCACAATGATGCGTTGTTTAATCAGGAACAAATCGAGCGTTGTTACCAAAAAGTGTGTCGTTTGGGAGAACAACATTCTTGCTTAGAAATTTATCGAGGATTGTCTGCAGAAATCGCACCACACTTTTCGGATGGTCACTTTGATTTCATCTATATTGATGCAGATCATACCTACGAAGGTGTCTGCCAAGATCTGGAGCTATGGTGGCCTAAAGTTCGACGCGGTGGAGTACTTTCTGGTCACGATTATATTCTTCGAAAAAATCCAAAAGGCTTGGTCTTTGGAGTCGTTCCAGCCGTCCATGAGTTTATCGGTAGACATTTTTTACAAGAACAATTTTATTGCACATGGCCAGATGAGCAACCTGGGAACTGGTTCATTCGAAAAACCTGA
- a CDS encoding glycosyltransferase produces MIDELCIIGHPSRLGGADTELDHQIYCWQAMGIEVHICPTGSLDDNLKAMEMGKRGCVYHQANDWPSLDGMHCISFCNGQFLKHVELIKRYALTTTFVNCMSWNFDKEVEAQSKGLIDFHLYQTQHSFEKVSPKLKSLGTYRPLYFVPYFHAEDFPYIDNRLQDKFRFGRISRDDGDKFNSRQLWIYESMTAPVAKEGLILGWGPKVEKKFGRCPESYINTLPPGSISQRAFYAQCEAIIMSTDTFENLPRVGFEAMASGSILIVDNRGGWKLEVEDGVTGWLCKDEREFVYKASRCAFENEERSRMRFAALKKIQNAWGLQPAMDSWAQVFAQWESVDS; encoded by the coding sequence ATGATTGATGAACTTTGTATAATTGGGCATCCCAGTCGGCTTGGTGGGGCTGATACTGAACTTGATCACCAAATATATTGTTGGCAGGCAATGGGAATTGAAGTACATATTTGCCCGACTGGATCACTTGATGACAATCTAAAGGCAATGGAGATGGGAAAAAGGGGGTGTGTTTATCATCAAGCTAACGACTGGCCCTCACTCGATGGAATGCACTGTATCTCGTTCTGCAATGGTCAGTTTCTCAAGCACGTAGAGTTGATCAAGCGCTATGCACTTACGACTACTTTTGTTAATTGTATGTCCTGGAATTTCGATAAAGAAGTTGAAGCCCAGTCTAAAGGCCTTATCGATTTTCATCTCTACCAGACACAACATTCTTTTGAAAAAGTTAGTCCGAAACTAAAAAGCCTTGGGACTTACCGTCCGCTTTACTTTGTACCCTATTTTCACGCTGAAGATTTTCCATATATCGATAACCGATTGCAGGACAAATTTCGTTTTGGAAGAATCTCTCGTGATGATGGGGATAAGTTCAATTCAAGACAACTTTGGATCTACGAATCAATGACAGCTCCTGTAGCTAAAGAAGGTTTAATTCTTGGCTGGGGACCAAAGGTTGAAAAGAAATTCGGTCGATGTCCAGAATCGTATATCAATACTCTTCCACCTGGATCGATAAGCCAGCGTGCCTTTTATGCACAATGTGAAGCAATCATCATGTCGACCGATACATTCGAAAATCTTCCCCGCGTTGGATTTGAAGCAATGGCTTCTGGATCAATTCTGATTGTTGACAATCGAGGTGGTTGGAAACTGGAAGTGGAAGATGGTGTAACGGGTTGGCTTTGTAAAGACGAACGAGAATTTGTTTACAAGGCATCTCGTTGTGCGTTTGAAAACGAAGAGCGCAGCCGGATGAGATTCGCCGCACTTAAAAAAATTCAAAACGCGTGGGGATTGCAGCCTGCTATGGATTCGTGGGCACAAGTCTTCGCACAATGGGAGTCAGTGGATTCGTAA
- a CDS encoding pentapeptide repeat-containing protein, with protein MKKRWSTVRLMKKMTTNSVLTNSVPKNSVLKNSVPKNSVPKNSVPKNSVLKNSVLKNSVLTNSVLTNSVLTNSVPKNSVPKNSVPKNSVPKNSVLKNSVPTNSVPKNSVLKNSVLKNSVPTNSVPTNSVPKNSVLKNSVPTNSVLTNSVLTNSVLTNSVLTNSVLKNSVLKNSVPTNSVPTNSVLKNSVPKNWGTMN; from the coding sequence ATGAAGAAACGCTGGTCGACGGTGCGGCTGATGAAGAAGATGACGACGAACTCGGTGCTGACGAACTCGGTGCCGAAGAACTCGGTGCTGAAGAACTCGGTGCCGAAGAACTCGGTGCCGAAGAACTCGGTGCCGAAGAACTCGGTGCTGAAGAACTCGGTGCTGAAGAACTCGGTGCTGACGAACTCGGTGCTGACGAACTCGGTGCTGACGAACTCGGTGCCGAAGAACTCGGTGCCGAAGAACTCGGTGCCGAAGAACTCGGTGCCGAAGAACTCGGTGCTGAAGAACTCGGTGCCGACGAACTCGGTGCCGAAGAACTCGGTGCTGAAGAACTCGGTGCTGAAGAACTCGGTGCCGACGAACTCGGTGCCGACGAACTCGGTGCCGAAGAACTCGGTGCTGAAGAACTCGGTGCCGACGAACTCGGTGCTGACGAACTCGGTGCTGACGAACTCGGTGCTGACGAACTCGGTGCTGACGAACTCGGTGCTGAAGAACTCGGTGCTGAAGAACTCGGTGCCGACGAACTCGGTGCCGACGAACTCGGTGCTGAAGAACTCGGTGCCGAAGAACTGGGGGACGATGAACTAG